The region GTCTCCGAACTGGTCGCGAACGTGGACCGGCACGCCGTCGGCCCGGCCGTGCTGCGGTTGACCGGCGGCCCGGACCGGGTGCTGGTCGAGGTCTCCGACGGCAGCCCCGCCGTCCCCTGGATGCGCCCGCACGGCACGGACGGCGGGTGGGGCATCCCGCTGATCGACCGGTTGACCCTGCGCTGGGGCGTGACGCCGCACGGCCGGGGGAAGGTCGTGTGGTGCGAACTGGGCTAGCGCCGGGGGTGGTGCACAGTACCGGTATGGCGAGCCCACCCCGACGTCCTCCCGAGCGGATGCCCGACTCGGCGTTCCAGCTGCTCGTGGAGGGCGTGGTCGACTACGCGATCTTCATGCTCGACCCCGGCGGGCACATCGTGAGCTGGAACTCCGGTGCCGAGCGGATCAAGGGCTACCGCGCGGACGAGATCCTGGGCCGGCACTTCTCCGCGTTCTACCCGCCGGAGGACATCGTCACCGACAAGCCCGGCCGCGAGCTGGAGTCGGCCATCGCCGACGGCCGGCTGGAGGACGAGGGGTGGCGGCTGCGCAAGGACGGCACCCGGTTCTGGGCGAACGTCGTGATCACCGCGCTGTTCGACGACACCGGCCGGCTGCGCGGGTTCGGCAAGGTCACCCGGGACATGACCGAGCGCCGGCGGGCCGAGCAGCAGCTGCTGGAGCGGCGCGTGCTGGTCGCCCACCTGGTCGAGGCGCAGGAGCTGGAGCGGCGGCGGATCGCCTGGGACGTGCACGACGACTCGATCCAGTCGATGGTCGCGGTCGGCATGCGCCTGCAACTGCTCGCGGGCAGGCTGCCCGAGGAGCACGCCCGCACCGTGCGCGAGCTGGACGAGGCGGTGCGCGGCTCGATCACCCGCCTGCGGACCCTGGTGTTCCGGCTGCGCCCGCCGGAGATCGACGGTTACGGCCTGGTCCACGCGCTGGAGGTGTACCTGGCCGACGTGGCGCCCAGCTGGAACCTGTCGTACACCGTCCGCGACGAGCTGGACCGCGAGCCGGCCAAGGACACCGCGATCACCATCTTCCGGGTCGCCCAGGAAGCCCTGACCAACGTGCACAAGCACGCACGGGCGCGTGCTGTCGTCGTCCACCTGTCGACGGTGGACAACGGCACGCTGGTGGAGATCGCGGACGACGGCGTCGGCGTCTCCGCCTCCGCCGACCTCCACGCCGGTCTGGAGCACTTCGGCATGATCGAAATGCGCGAGCGGGCCGAGACGGCGGGCGGCTGGTGGACCTTCGCCGACCGCCCCGACGGCGGCACCGCCGTCCGGTTCTGGCTGCCCACCACAGCGCCGTGACCCGCGTCCTGATCTGCGACGACGACGCCATGATCGGCCAGGCCCTGCACGAGGTCCTGGCGGCCGAGTCGGACCTGACCGTGGTGGGCGTCGCCCGCACCGCGCCCGACGCCGTCCGGCAGGCCGAACAGCATTCACCCGATGTGGTGGTGTTGGACGTCCGGATGCCCGGCGGCGGTGGCCTCCTGGTCGCCCGCGAACTGCGGTGGCGCTGCCCGGAGACCAGGGTCATGGTGTTCTCCGCGCACGCCGATCCCGAGACGGTCGCCGAGATGCGCCGCTCCGGCGTCACCGAGTACCTGGTCAAGGGCGTGCCGAACACCGAGATCGTGGACACCGTCCGCAAGCTGGCCCGAGGACCGTTCGGAAAGTTGTGACCGCTCGCGGGGTCGGCGTAACGTCGGTGGACGCAGCCAGCCACGGCGTCGGGAGTGCCGGCATGGAGCAGCCGCTGATCACCGTCGAGACCTCTCGGCACGACGACGTCCTGCTGGTCCGGGTGGCGGGCGAGGTCGACCTGGACACGGTGCCGCAGGTGCGCGCCGTGTTGCGCGGCCCGGCGGTCGCCGTGGTGCTGGACCTGGGCGGCGTCACGTTCTTCGGCTCGGCGGGCATCAAGCTGCTCGTCGACGCCCGCCGCGAGTTCGGCGCACTGGCCGTCGTGGCGACGGCTCGCGCCGTGCTGCACCCCTTGCAGGTGACCGGCCTCGCCCGCCACCTGCCGCTGTGCCGGTCGTCGGACGCGGCCCTGGACCACGTCCGACGAATGAGCCGGCAGGCGGGCTAACCGTCGAACCGACCCCGCCGAACCGCCGCGAACAACCCGACCACGGCCTGACCGGCCGGGAACGAGAGCACCGGCCCGTCGGGGTTCTTCGAGTCGCGCACGGCCACCAGCCCCTGGGCGACCTCGACGCAGGAGTTGGTGTTCGTACTGCGCGCCGACTTCCGCCATTCGATCATGACGCCTCCTCGATCTCGCCAACCTCGCGGGCGATCACACGGATCGTCTCACCCCGGTCCAGGGCGACACCCCGCACCTGGGCCACGGCCTCCTGGTACGCCGCGATGTCCGCGTCGTCCTGGTAGAACAGGCCGCTCCGGCGGTTCTCCACGTGGACGACGCTCATCGCTTCGGTGTCGAGGACCATGAACCCGCCCTCCAGAGCGGGGTGCCAACCGGCCGATTCCGGGATCGCGTGCAAGGAGATGTTGGGCCATTCAGCAGCTTTCAGCAGGTACTCGAGCTGCTCGGCCATCACCGCCCGACCACCGATCCCACCGCGCAGCGCGGCTACGCCAATGAACGCGGTGAACCGGGCCGCATCGGGTCGGACCAGGACGTCCCGCCGACCAAGGCGCGTGGCCACCCGGAGTTCGACCTCCTGACGCGGCACGTTCCCGGCGCGCATGATCGCCCGGGTGTACCCGCCGGTTTGCAGCAAGCCGGGGATCAGCAGCGGTGAGACGTCGGTGATGGTGGTCGCGAGCTGTTCGAAGCTGAGCAGCGCGGACAACTGTGATTGCAGGTCCGGAATCGAGACCGCGACCCACACCGAGTCGTCCGAATCCCCCGACATGCCGACGATCCGGTCGAATTCCCCGCCCGTGACACCGAGTTTCGCCAGGATGGCGGCGACCATCTCCGGAGCCGGTGGACGGTCGCCGGATTCCGCGCGGGAAAGCGCGCTGTGGTCGACGCCGAGGCGTTTCGCGAGTTCGCGCAACGTGAGACCGGAGCGGTCGCGGGCGGCGCGGAGTTCGGCTCCCAGTGCAACGGCTTTCGGGGTGGTGCGGGCCATGCGGCACAGCATAGAGGGCTCGCCAACCTGGACGATGTTCGCTCGATCGGGTACTTGACCTCACTGGTGCGCACCATGAATTCTGGTGCGCACCAGAATTCACCGGCCCGGAAGGACAGTCGTCCGATGAGTTTGACCCCCAGCAGCGGCCAGTTGTGCACGTGGGCGCACTACGACGCGGAAACCCCGATCGCGTACGCGCTCAACGCGGATTCCATCGCGCTTTCCTTCGGACGCGGCGAACTGGAATTGGCCTTCACCGAAATCGCCCTGGAGAACCTGGTCGAGGTGGGCCGGGCCGCGCTGCTCGAACTGCGCGCCCCGGCCTCCCGCTAGTCCTGTTCCAGGCCCAGGTAGAAGGCGATCAGGCGGAGCAGGTGTTCGGTGTCCACGGGCTTGGTCACGTAGTCCGTGGCGCCGGAGGCCAGGCTCTTCTCCCGGTCGCCCTTCATCGCCTTCGCGGTCACCGCGATCACCGGCAGGTCCGCGTACCGCGCCATGGCCCGGATCGCCGCCATCGTCGCGTTTCCGTCCAGCTCCGGCATCATGATGTCCATCAGCACCAGCGACACGTCGTCGTACTGCTCCAGCGCCCGCACGCCGGTGATCCCGTTGTCCGCGTAGATCACCTCCAGCCCGTGCAGCTCCAGCACGCTGGTCAGCGCGAACACGTTGCGCAGGTCGTCGTCGACGATCAGCACCTTCTCGCCGTGGAACCGCATCGGTGCGGGCGGGAGCACGGCCGGGGCCGGCGCGGGCTGGGCGGGGGCCTCGACCCAGGCCGAGGGCACCGGCATCCCGTACACCGCCAGGTCCTCCTCCTGGTCGACCGGCACCGGCACCAGGCCCCGCTCGGCCAGCGGCAGGTACAGGGTGAACGTCGACCCCTCGCCGGGCTCGCTGCGCACGTCCAGCCGGCCGTCGAGCAGGGCGGCCAGCTCGCGGCTGATCGACAGGCCCAGGCCGGTGCCGCCGTACTTGCGCGAGGTGGTCCCGTCGGCCTGCTGGAACGCCTCGAAGATCACCGACAGCTTGTCCGCCGGGATGCCGATGCCGGTGTCCTGCACGTCGAACGCCACGGCGCCCTCGCCGAGCCGGATGCCCAGCCGGATGCCGCCGTCGTGGGTGAACTTGACCGCGTTGGACAGCAGGTTGCGCAGGATCTGCTGGAGCCGGTGCTCGTCGGTGTGCAGGGTGGACGGCACGTCGTCGTCCACCGTGACGTCGAACTCCAGGCCCTTCTCGGCGGCCAGCGGCAGGGTCAGCGCCTCGACGTACCCGACCACGTCGGAGATCCGCACCGGGTCGGTCTGCACCTGCATGTGGCCGGACTCGACCTTGGTCAGGTCCAGGATGTCGTCGATGAGCTGCAACAGGTCCGTGCCCGAGGAGTGGATGGTCCGGGCGAACTCGACCTGCTTGGGGTTGAGGTTGCCGTCGAGGTTGTCGGCCAGCAGCTTGGCCAGGATCAGCAGCGAGTTCAACGGCGTGCGCAGCTCGTGCGACATGTTCGCCATGAACTCCGACTTGTACTTCGACGCCGACGAGAGCTGCCGCGCCCGCGCCTCCAGCTCGACCGAGCCCGCCCGCAGCTCCTCGGTGAGCCGCTGCGACTCGACCAGCAGGCTGTCGGTGCGGGCGTTGGCGAGCATGGTGTTCACGTTGACGCCGATGCTCTCCTTCAACTGGTCCAGCAGGTCCAGGTGCACCTCGGTGAACACGCCGAAGGACCCCAGCTCGATCACGCCCAGCGCCTCGCCCTGGAACACGATCGGCAGGATCACCAGGTTGACCGGCGGCGCGGACCCCATCCCGGACCCGATCTCCAGGTACCCCGGCGGCACGTCGGTGACCAGCACGGTCTTCTTCTCCACCGCCACCTGGCCGATCAGCGACTCGCCGCGGGCGAACCGGGTCGGCCGGCCGGTGGGCTGGTAGGCGTAGGTCGCGGTCAGCTCCAGCGCGTCGGACTCGCCGTCGACCAGGAAGAACGCCCCGTGCTGGGCGGAGACGAGCGGGGTCAGCTCGCTCATCACCAGCGACGCCATGGCGTGCAGGTCGCGGTGGCCCTGCATCTGGCCGGAGAGCCGGGCCAGGTTGGTCTTGAGCCAGTCCTGCTCCTGGTTGGCCCGGGTCGACTCGCGCAGGTTGCCGATCATCCGGTTGACGTTGTCCTTGAGCTCGGCGACCTCGCCGGAGGCGTCGACGGTGATCTGCCGGGTCAAATCGCCGGCGGTCACCGCGGTGGCCACGATCGCGATCGCCCGCACCTGCCGGGTGAGGTTCCCGGCCAGCTCGTTGACGTTCTCGGTGAGCCGCTTCCAGGTGCCGGACACGCCCTCGACCTCGGCCTGGCCGCCGAGCTTGCCCTCGGTGCCGACCTCGCGGGCGACCCGGGTCACCTCGTCGGCGAACGACGAGAGCTGGTCGACCATCGTGTTGATCGTGGTCTTGAGCTCGAGGATCTCGCCGCGCGCGTCGACGTCGATCTTCTTCGACAGGTCGCCGCGGGCCACGGCCGTGGTCACCTGGGCGATGTTGCGGACCTGGTTGGTCAGGTTGTTCGCCATGAAGTTGACGTTCTCGGTGAGGTCCTTCCAGGTGCCGGCCACGTTCGGCACCCGCGCCTGGCCGCCGAGGATGCCCTCGGTGCCGACCTCGCGGGACACCCGGGTCACCTCGTCGGCGAACGCCCGCAGCGTGTCGACCATGCCGTTGATCGTGTCGGCGAGCGCGGCGATCTCGCCCTTGGCCTCGACGGTGATCTTCTTGGACAGGTCGCCGCCGGCTACCGCCGTGGCCACCGCGGCGATGCTGCGGACCTGCGTAGACAGGTTGTCGGCCATGACGTTGACGTTGTCGGTGAGGTCCTTCCAGGTGCCCGCGACGCCGGGCACCCTGGCCTGGCCGCCCAGCCGGCCGTCCGTGCCGACCTCGCGGGCCACCCGGGTCACCTCGTCGGCGAAGCCGGAGAGCTGGTCGACCATGGTGTTGATGGTCGACTTGAGTTCGAGGATCTCGCCGCGCGCGTCGACGGTGATCTTCTGCGACAGGTCGCCGCCCGCGACGGCGGTGGTCACCTGGGCGATGTTGCGGACCTGCGCGGTGAGGTTGTTGGCCATGAAGTTCACCGAATCGGTGAGGTCGCGCCAGGTGCCGCCGACGCCCGGCACCTGCGCCTGACCACCCAGCCGGCCGTCCGTGCCGACCTCACGCGCCACCCGCGTCACCTCGTCGGCGAACGACGAGAGCTGATCCACCATCGTGTTGACGGTGTCCTTCAGCTCCAGGATCTCGCCGCGCGCGTTCACCGTGATCTTCTGCGACAGGTCGCCGCGGGCCACCGCCGTCGCCACCTGGGCGATGTTGCGGACCTGGGAGGTCAGGTTGCCCGCCATGAAGTTCACCGAATCGGTCAGGTCACGCCACGTCCCGGCCACACCCGGAACCTGCGCCTGACCGCCCAGCCGGCCGTCGCTGCCGACCTCGCGCGCCACCCGGGTCACCTCGGCCGCGAACGACGAGAGCTGATCCACCATCGTGTTGATCGTCGTCTTGAGCTGGAGGATCTCGCCGCGCGCGTCCACGTCGATCTTCTGCGACAGGTCGCCCTGCGCGACAGCGGTCGTGACCTGAGCGATGTTGCGGACCTGGGAGGTCAGGTTGCCCGCCATGAAGTTCACCGAATCGGTCAGGTCACGCCACGTCCCGGCCACACCCGGAACCTGCGCCTGACCGCCCAGCCGGCCGTCCGTGCCGACCTCACGCGCCACCCGGGTCACCTCGTCGGCGAACGACGAGAGCTGGTCCACCATCGTGTTGATGGTGTCCTTGAGTTCGAGGATCTCGCCGCGCGCGTCGACCGTGATCTTCTGCGACAGGTCGCCCTGCGCCACCGCCGTCGCCACCTGGGCGATGTTGCGGACCTGCGAAGTCAGGTTGTTCGCCATGAAGTTGACGTTGTCGGTGAGGTCGCGCCAGGTGCCGCCGACGCCCGGCACCTGCGCCTGACCACCCAGCCGGCCGTCCGTGCCGACCTCACGCGCCACCCGCGTCACCTCGTCGGCGAACGACGAGAGCTGGTCCACCATCGTGTTGACGGTGTCCTTCAGCTCCAGCATCTCGCCCGCCACCGTGACGGTGATCTTCTGCGACAGGTCGCCCTGCGCCACCGCCGTCGCCACCTGGGCGATGTCGCGGACCTGCGCGGTGAGGTTGTCGGACATGAAGTTCACCGAGTCGGTGAGGTCCTTCCAGGTGCCCGCCACCCCCGGGACCTGCGCCTGACCGCCCAGCCGGCCGTCCGTGCCGACCTCGCGCGCCACCCGGGTCACCTCGCCCGCGAACGTGCGCAGCGTGGCGGTCATCGAGTTGAAGCTCTCCACCAGGGTCGCGACCTCGCCGCGGCCGGTCACCGTGATCTCCTGCGACAGGTCGCCCTGCGCCACCGCCGCGAGCACCCGGCTCAGCTCGGTGGTCGGCCGGGTCAGGTCGTCGATCAGGCCGTTCACCGAGTCGGCGGCCATCTCCCAGCCGACCGGGCCGGAGCCGGGCGCGAGCCGTTCGCCCAGTCTGCCCTCCTGCCCCACCGCCTGGCGCACCCGGACCAGCTCGCCGACCAGCCACTGGTTGCGCTCCGCGATCTCGTTGAACACCTCGGCGAGCTCGCCCGCCGGCCCCTGCGGCACGACGAGGCGGCGGCGGAAGTTGCCGTCGCGCATCTCGCGCATCGCGGTCAGCAGCCGGGCGAGGGTCACGTCCGTGTCGTCCTGCGCGGTCGTCACGAGGGGCCTCCAACGTCAGCGGATCTGGGCCAAGCCTGCCACTGTCGGAGGCAGCGTGTCCGCTAGGTTGGGCACGACCCGACACACAGGAGCCGCGGATGGCCCAGGGCTACCGGCAAGGTTCCGAGGCGGGCCTCGACCTCGACGCGTGGCGCCGCCTCGTCGACGGCTTCCACGAAGCCGTGGTCGTGCTCGACCCGGACGGCGTCGTACGCCTGGCCAACCCACTCGCCGCGGTACTGTTCCCGCAGGCCAGACCGGGTGCGCGAGCCGCCGTGACGGGCCGGGCGCAGGACCTGGGCGGCGGTTGGACGGCCTGCTACCGGGGTGCCGACGAGTTCCTGGAAGACGCATCCCGACGACTCCTCAAGATCACCGACCGTGCCGGGACGTTGCGCAACGTGGTCGACATGGCCCCGTCGCCGCACCCCGTGGTGATCGTCCCCGGCGCGCGCGGCCGGCTGGAGTGGTGGCGGCGCGGCCCGGACGGCGACATCACCGCGGCCCGCACCACCCGCCAGGTGGCCACGCCGGCGCTCGCGGCCGTGCTGGACGGCACCGCGCGGCACGCCGAGATCACCGAGCCGGGCGACGGCGCGTGGGGCGGCGCGACCGGGCCGGGCCTGGCCGTGCCGCTGGCCGTCGGCGGGGCGCTGGTCTGCTTCGGCGGCCTGCGCGACCCCGAGCTGCTCACCCGCTACGCCGAGCGGGCCGCGGCGGCGGTCCGGGTCAGCACCCTGCTCGACGACCGGGAGCGGGCCGTCACGGCGCTGCGCGCGCACCTGATGCCCAGCCCGCTGCCCACCGTGGCCGGCGTGCGGCTGGCCCAGGTCTACGAGCCCGCGCACCGGGGTGCGGGGGTCGGCGGCGACTTCTACGACGTGCACCCCCGGGAGGACGGCAGCGCCGCGTTCGTGCTCGGCGACGTGGCCGGCAACGGGCTGGAGGCCGCCGTGCACTCCGGGCGGGTCCGGCAGAGCCTGCACACCCTGCTGATCGTCGAACAGCGGCCCGCGCACCTGCTGACCCTGCTCAACGCGGCGCTGCGGGCGGCCGGCAGCAAGCTGTTCACCACGCTGGTGGTCGGCAACCTGGTCCCGGTGCAGGCCGGCGGGCTGCGGGTGACGCTGTCGGCGGGCGGCCACCCCGCGCCGCTCGTGCTGCGCTCCGGCGGCCGGGTGGACGAGGTCGCGGTGCACGGCGGGATCGTCGGCGTGCTGCCCGAGGTGCGGTTCCAGCAGACCACGGTCGCCCTCGGACCCGGCGAGACGCTGCTGCTCTACAGCGACGGCGTCACCGAGGCCCGCGCGCAGGACGACCGGCAGGACCTCTTCGGCGACGCACGGCTCAGAGCCGCCTTGGCCGAGTGCGCCGGCATGTCCGCCGAGGCGGTGGCCGAGCACGTGCGGCAGGCGGTGTTCTCGTGGCTCGGGCCGGCCGAGCACGACGACCTCACGCTGCTGGTGGTGCAGGCGGAGGGGTGACCGGCGGGCGTCCGGGCGGTGGCGTCAGGTCGTGGCGTCGGCCACCGAGGCGTGGATGTGCATCACCTCGGTCAACTCGGTGAGCCGGAACAGCTTGTGCACCGACGGCTGCAACGACGCCATCCGGAACTGGCCGCCCGCGCCGTCGAGCCGGCGGTGCCAGTCGAGCATCAGGGACAGGCCGGTGGTGTCCATGAACGGCACCCCGCTGAGGTCTACCACCACCCTCTCGCCCGGTGTCTCTTCGAGGTGGTCGGAGAGCACGGGGACGGTGTCCGCGTCCAGCTCACCCGACACCGCGACGACCGTCCAGCCGCCGCGGACCTCACTGCGCACCTGCAAGTCCATCGCGTCCGAGCCTTCCCGCACGGCGGGTGCCGCGCCGCTACAGATCGTGCAGTACCGGGGCGTCGGACGCGACCACTGGGTGGTCCAAGCGACAGGATGTGCGACGATGCGGTAACGGCCGATCAACGGGAGCGGATTGTGCGCAACGAGCCAGCGACGCCGGTGGCCGTGACGCTGCCCGCGACCGCCGGCGCGTCCGCCCAGGCCCGGCGGATCGTGGGCGAGGCGGTGGCGGCCTGGGGCGTGTCCCCGGACGTGGCCGAGGACGCGGCGCTGGTGGTCACGGAGCTGGTGTCCAACGCGGTGGACCACGCGGCGGGGCCCCTGGAGCTGACCGTCAGCCGCACCGAGGCGGGCATCCGCGTCGAGGTGGCCGACCAGTCCCCCGCCCAGCCCGCACCCAGACCGGTCCAGGTCGACTCGGCCCGGGGCCGCGGCCTGATCATCGTCGCGGCGCTGAGCCGGGAGTGGGGAACGTCACCGAAGGCGGACGGCAAAGTCGTCTGGGCCGAACTCGCCTGACCCCCGCTCCACCCCGCTGAACTCGAACCCGCTCCTTCGGCGTGCCGCCGCGTCCGGGCCTGTCGCGTCCGGGCCTGTCGCGTCCGGGCTCGCCGCCTCCGGGCCTGTCGCCTCCGGGCCGCCGTGGGATCGGGTGACCGCGCGTCGCCGCGATGAGTCCCGACAACACGGGCGCGCATTCCGCACGATTGCGGAATACGTCGTCCGGTTATCCCTATCGGAGATTTCCGCTCCGAAAAACCGGCCCCTCCCCCGATAATGTGTCGAATTCGCTCGGCGACCACCCGGAGGGCGCATGATCAAGCCGGTCGAGGGTATGCACGACCTGGTCTCCCTGCTCGACGACGTGATCGGCGCGCGCCCCCGCTTACCGACGCCCGTGGTCGTGGTCGTGGCCGACGACCAGGCCGTGGGCACCGGTTTCCTGGACGGCGTGCGGCAGCGGCTGGTCGACGTGGAGGACGCCGACCTGGTTCCCGCCGCGCACGTCGGCCAGGTCCTCGCGACGGCCGCGGAGAAACACCCGCTGCCCGACGTCCGGTTGCTGCACCAGGTCGCCGAGGAATTCGCCGGCAGTATTCCAAGCGGGGCCGGAAAGCGGTGGCGGCCGCGCCGGTTCACGCTGTGCCTGGACATCGTGGAGGCCGGTCCCGAGATCGGCGCGGCCTCGCTGGTGAACCAGAAGTCGGCCCTGCTCGACCACCTGTACCGGCGGTGGGAGGAGCGCAACGGCCTGATCGGCTGGGCCCGCCGGATGAGCACCGAGGACCTGCCGCTGCGGCTGCCCGGCCTGCTGCTCACCGCGCTGCTCAGCGGCCCCAGCCGGTGGCTGTTCCACCGCCGGCTCAACGGCCGTTCGACCCGGTGGCTGCGCGCGCACGTCAAGAGCGCGAGCGGGCTCAAGGGCGACTTCGCGTCGCAGGCGGTGTGGCTGCTGCCCGCCAACGGGCTCGAAGGGCTGCCCAGCCTGCGTCGCCGCGTGCTGGTCGACGCGCTGCTCCAGGACCTCGCCGACCTCACCCGGCGCGGCCGGTTCTCGCCGCGCCGCCGCCGTCGCCGCTGGACACCCGTGCTGCTGGTGGACGGCACGCGCCCGCTCGCCGCCGACCTGCTCACCCAGGTGGCCGAGCAGGTCAAGGACCTGCGGCCGGGTCCGCTGGTGGTCGTCGGCACGCTGCCGCCCGACCTCGCGGCGGTCACCGTCAAGACCGAGCACGACGTGCCGGACGCCGTGCGGGTGCTGCGCCGGGTGGTCAACGGCGAGCGGAGCGCGCTGGCCCAGCCGCCGTACCTGGCCGTGCGGGTGCCCGCCGGGCCCGCCCACCCGGCGGCGCAGACGTGGCTGGGTTCGCACCGCCGGGTCGACCTGCGGGTGCCGGGCATCTCGGCGTACGTGCCGCTGGCGCTGACCGTCGCGCTGGTCGCCGGTGCCGTCGCGTACGCCGGGTACGAGTACTGGCTCGGCGGCTGCGCGG is a window of Saccharothrix espanaensis DSM 44229 DNA encoding:
- a CDS encoding PP2C family protein-serine/threonine phosphatase translates to MAQGYRQGSEAGLDLDAWRRLVDGFHEAVVVLDPDGVVRLANPLAAVLFPQARPGARAAVTGRAQDLGGGWTACYRGADEFLEDASRRLLKITDRAGTLRNVVDMAPSPHPVVIVPGARGRLEWWRRGPDGDITAARTTRQVATPALAAVLDGTARHAEITEPGDGAWGGATGPGLAVPLAVGGALVCFGGLRDPELLTRYAERAAAAVRVSTLLDDRERAVTALRAHLMPSPLPTVAGVRLAQVYEPAHRGAGVGGDFYDVHPREDGSAAFVLGDVAGNGLEAAVHSGRVRQSLHTLLIVEQRPAHLLTLLNAALRAAGSKLFTTLVVGNLVPVQAGGLRVTLSAGGHPAPLVLRSGGRVDEVAVHGGIVGVLPEVRFQQTTVALGPGETLLLYSDGVTEARAQDDRQDLFGDARLRAALAECAGMSAEAVAEHVRQAVFSWLGPAEHDDLTLLVVQAEG
- a CDS encoding helix-turn-helix domain-containing protein, with amino-acid sequence MARTTPKAVALGAELRAARDRSGLTLRELAKRLGVDHSALSRAESGDRPPAPEMVAAILAKLGVTGGEFDRIVGMSGDSDDSVWVAVSIPDLQSQLSALLSFEQLATTITDVSPLLIPGLLQTGGYTRAIMRAGNVPRQEVELRVATRLGRRDVLVRPDAARFTAFIGVAALRGGIGGRAVMAEQLEYLLKAAEWPNISLHAIPESAGWHPALEGGFMVLDTEAMSVVHVENRRSGLFYQDDADIAAYQEAVAQVRGVALDRGETIRVIAREVGEIEEAS
- a CDS encoding STAS domain-containing protein; its protein translation is MRSEVRGGWTVVAVSGELDADTVPVLSDHLEETPGERVVVDLSGVPFMDTTGLSLMLDWHRRLDGAGGQFRMASLQPSVHKLFRLTELTEVMHIHASVADATT
- a CDS encoding response regulator, giving the protein MTRVLICDDDAMIGQALHEVLAAESDLTVVGVARTAPDAVRQAEQHSPDVVVLDVRMPGGGGLLVARELRWRCPETRVMVFSAHADPETVAEMRRSGVTEYLVKGVPNTEIVDTVRKLARGPFGKL
- a CDS encoding hybrid sensor histidine kinase/response regulator, whose product is MTTAQDDTDVTLARLLTAMREMRDGNFRRRLVVPQGPAGELAEVFNEIAERNQWLVGELVRVRQAVGQEGRLGERLAPGSGPVGWEMAADSVNGLIDDLTRPTTELSRVLAAVAQGDLSQEITVTGRGEVATLVESFNSMTATLRTFAGEVTRVAREVGTDGRLGGQAQVPGVAGTWKDLTDSVNFMSDNLTAQVRDIAQVATAVAQGDLSQKITVTVAGEMLELKDTVNTMVDQLSSFADEVTRVAREVGTDGRLGGQAQVPGVGGTWRDLTDNVNFMANNLTSQVRNIAQVATAVAQGDLSQKITVDARGEILELKDTINTMVDQLSSFADEVTRVAREVGTDGRLGGQAQVPGVAGTWRDLTDSVNFMAGNLTSQVRNIAQVTTAVAQGDLSQKIDVDARGEILQLKTTINTMVDQLSSFAAEVTRVAREVGSDGRLGGQAQVPGVAGTWRDLTDSVNFMAGNLTSQVRNIAQVATAVARGDLSQKITVNARGEILELKDTVNTMVDQLSSFADEVTRVAREVGTDGRLGGQAQVPGVGGTWRDLTDSVNFMANNLTAQVRNIAQVTTAVAGGDLSQKITVDARGEILELKSTINTMVDQLSGFADEVTRVAREVGTDGRLGGQARVPGVAGTWKDLTDNVNVMADNLSTQVRSIAAVATAVAGGDLSKKITVEAKGEIAALADTINGMVDTLRAFADEVTRVSREVGTEGILGGQARVPNVAGTWKDLTENVNFMANNLTNQVRNIAQVTTAVARGDLSKKIDVDARGEILELKTTINTMVDQLSSFADEVTRVAREVGTEGKLGGQAEVEGVSGTWKRLTENVNELAGNLTRQVRAIAIVATAVTAGDLTRQITVDASGEVAELKDNVNRMIGNLRESTRANQEQDWLKTNLARLSGQMQGHRDLHAMASLVMSELTPLVSAQHGAFFLVDGESDALELTATYAYQPTGRPTRFARGESLIGQVAVEKKTVLVTDVPPGYLEIGSGMGSAPPVNLVILPIVFQGEALGVIELGSFGVFTEVHLDLLDQLKESIGVNVNTMLANARTDSLLVESQRLTEELRAGSVELEARARQLSSASKYKSEFMANMSHELRTPLNSLLILAKLLADNLDGNLNPKQVEFARTIHSSGTDLLQLIDDILDLTKVESGHMQVQTDPVRISDVVGYVEALTLPLAAEKGLEFDVTVDDDVPSTLHTDEHRLQQILRNLLSNAVKFTHDGGIRLGIRLGEGAVAFDVQDTGIGIPADKLSVIFEAFQQADGTTSRKYGGTGLGLSISRELAALLDGRLDVRSEPGEGSTFTLYLPLAERGLVPVPVDQEEDLAVYGMPVPSAWVEAPAQPAPAPAVLPPAPMRFHGEKVLIVDDDLRNVFALTSVLELHGLEVIYADNGITGVRALEQYDDVSLVLMDIMMPELDGNATMAAIRAMARYADLPVIAVTAKAMKGDREKSLASGATDYVTKPVDTEHLLRLIAFYLGLEQD
- a CDS encoding PAS domain-containing sensor histidine kinase, with product MASPPRRPPERMPDSAFQLLVEGVVDYAIFMLDPGGHIVSWNSGAERIKGYRADEILGRHFSAFYPPEDIVTDKPGRELESAIADGRLEDEGWRLRKDGTRFWANVVITALFDDTGRLRGFGKVTRDMTERRRAEQQLLERRVLVAHLVEAQELERRRIAWDVHDDSIQSMVAVGMRLQLLAGRLPEEHARTVRELDEAVRGSITRLRTLVFRLRPPEIDGYGLVHALEVYLADVAPSWNLSYTVRDELDREPAKDTAITIFRVAQEALTNVHKHARARAVVVHLSTVDNGTLVEIADDGVGVSASADLHAGLEHFGMIEMRERAETAGGWWTFADRPDGGTAVRFWLPTTAP
- a CDS encoding STAS domain-containing protein → MEQPLITVETSRHDDVLLVRVAGEVDLDTVPQVRAVLRGPAVAVVLDLGGVTFFGSAGIKLLVDARREFGALAVVATARAVLHPLQVTGLARHLPLCRSSDAALDHVRRMSRQAG
- a CDS encoding ATP-binding protein, which produces MEFPVTDQVADFGPPTGSGSAALARDFTRRTLTGWSYRGDHDDVVLVVSELVANVDRHAVGPAVLRLTGGPDRVLVEVSDGSPAVPWMRPHGTDGGWGIPLIDRLTLRWGVTPHGRGKVVWCELG
- a CDS encoding DUF397 domain-containing protein, with amino-acid sequence MIEWRKSARSTNTNSCVEVAQGLVAVRDSKNPDGPVLSFPAGQAVVGLFAAVRRGRFDG
- a CDS encoding ATP-binding protein; this encodes MRNEPATPVAVTLPATAGASAQARRIVGEAVAAWGVSPDVAEDAALVVTELVSNAVDHAAGPLELTVSRTEAGIRVEVADQSPAQPAPRPVQVDSARGRGLIIVAALSREWGTSPKADGKVVWAELA